CGGTCGCCGCGCTTGTAGTGTTCGCGCGGAATCTGTTCGTCTTTGGGCAGCAGCGCTTCGGTACGGCCCAGATTGATGATCCAGCCGGTTTTGTCTCTGCGCTGAATGATGCCGCTGGCGACTTCGTTCAGGCGGTCCTTGAATTCTTCGTATATGATTTCCTGCTCGGCATCCCGCATGCGCTGGATGATGACCTGCTTGGCGGACTGGGCGGCAATACGGCCCAGATCTTCGATTTTCAGGCGAAAGCCCATCTCGTCGTCAAGCTGGACGCTGGGGTCGTGTGCGCGGGCGTCTTCCAGAGAAATCTGCGAAGCCTCGTCCTCCACTTCTTCCGTCACGATTTTGAACTGGTAAACCTCGATTTCGCCTGTTTCTTCATTGAAGTTGACTTCAAGGTCCAGCTCATCGCCGTATTTGCGGATGACGGAGGTACGTACCGCTTCTTCCAGCGTTTCGACCAGCAGTGCCCGGTCCAGCCCCCGGTCTTTGCTGATCTGGTCTATGGCTTTTTTCAATTCCATGCTCATGGGGAATTCCTCCGACTCGATATGTCCGGGCGGCCGTTAGCGCTTCTGGCCTTTTTCGCTGTCAAAATCGTAGATCAGTCTGGCTTTTTTCACATCGTCCCAGTGCGCGCTGAGTTCTTCCTGCAGGTTGTCGCCGCCTTTCAGCGGGTCTATCTGCAGAGTGAAGTTTTCGCCTTCCACGTTTCCGACAACGCCGGTAAATTTTTTCCGTCCGGGAAACTGCGCACAGGGGGCGCGCAGCACCAGTTCTGCCTTGTGTCCTTTATAGGCGGCAAGCTGTGCCGCGCTGAACAAAGGCCGTTCCAGTCCCGGGGACGACACCTCGAGGTTGTAAGCCCCGGCAATGATGTCTTCGACTTCCAGTGCCAGCCCGATATGCCGCGAGACAGTGGCGCACTGGTCGATGGTAACGCCGTCGGGTCCGTCAATATATATACGCAGAACGGCCTTGCCGCCCTGAATAAAGTCCATGCCCCACAACTCAAGGTCGAAGGACCGGATGACGGGGGTGATGATTTCCAGCAGTTGTTCGTGAATTGTTGTGACGGTCATATGCATCGTACCATGCGGTCTTGCCGCAAAAAAAAAGGGGGCCTTGCCGGCCACCCCGCGTTCAGCCGCTTAGCGGCCACAGGATGTATCAATGTCCGCCGGTGATAATCCGGTCTGCCTGCACGGCGTAGGCCAGAACAGGTAGCATCCACGTGGGAACCGCACATTTGAATCGCTATCGTATATGTTGCTCCCGAGACGTTGTCAATGGCCGCAGACCAAAAAACCGGCGCCGCCGGTTAAAAGAAGGCTGAACAGGCTGGCCCGCATGTTGCATCGTGACCGGCTGTGCGGGCGCCTGTGCGCCGCGCCAAGGAGGCTGCCATGCAAGACAGTATGTATAGCGCGTTATTCGGGGCGCTTACCAACGAACACCGGCTGAACAACATCGCCAACAATCTGGCGAACGTGAATACCACCGGGTACAAACGCGACGTGCTCGCGTTCAAGGACACTTTTCTTTCCTTTGCCCATGACGAGGTGATGGAACCCATACCCAATGTGCGTTCCAAGAAGATGTTTCCGGAGCCGATACACATTGCCAAACCGCGCATAGCGCTGGCCAAGACCGATTTCAGTCAGGGCAGCCTGAAGCTGACAGGCGGTACGCTGGACATGGCCGTGCACGGCGACGGCTTTTTCAAGGTGCGTACCCCGGACGGCGAGTTCTACACCCGTAACGGCAACTTCCGTCAGACTTCCGACGGTCAGCTGGTAACGCAGCAGGGCTGGCCCGTGCTGGGAGCGGGCGGAGACATACAGATTCCGCCGCGTGCCAATCTGACAGTGGCGGAAAACGGCACCATCTATGCCGACGGTGAAGAGATAGGTCAGGTGCAGGTGGTCACGCTGGACAATCTGGATGCGCTGGAAAAACAGGGAAGCAACCTTTTCCGACTGCGTGAGGGAGCGGAGGCGCAGGAGGTTCCTGTGGAAAACCCCGTGGTGCTTCAGGGGTTTCTGGAAACGGCCAACGTCGAGGTTGTTACTGAAATGGTCAACATGATCGAAGCCAACCGTCAGTTTGAAGCTTATCAGAAAATTATGCAGACCACTGATGCCGTGGACAAAATGGCCACCACTCAGGTGGGCAGGGGCCGTGCGTAACGTGCGGCAAACCGGAGGATATCCGTCATGATGCGTTCTCTCTGGACTGCTGCTACAGGTATGATCGCCCAGCAGCTTAATATTGACACCATTTCCAACAACCTCGCCAACGTGAACACACTGGGCTTTAAAAAGAGCCGCGCCGAGTTTGAGGACCTCATGTATCAGAACATGAAGATCGCAGGCTCGGTTACCGGCAACGACCAGCGTATTCCCACGGGTATTCAGGTGGGTCTCGGTGTGCGTCCCACCACCGTGCACAAATTTTTCACTCAGGGCGATTACTCCAACACGGGCAACCCGCTGGACCTCGCCATTGAAGGTGACGGGTTCTTTCAGGTTACCGTGAACGGCGAACCGGCTTACACGCGCGCAGGTGCTTTCAAGCTCAATCAGGACGGCACCGTGGTCACGGCCAACGGTTACCCGCTGGAGCCGGAATTCACCGTGCCGCCCGAAACAAAAAACGTGGTGGTGACCGAAAACGGGCACATCGCGGCGCTGGATAAGAACGGTGAAGAGCTGGCCGCGGCTGATATCCCGCTGTACACGTTCATCAACCCCGCGGGACTGCAGGCCGCCGGACGTAACCTGTACCTTGCATCGGAGGCTTCCGGTGTGGCTGTGGAGGGCGTGCCCGGCGAAGACAATGTGGGCACCATCGCGCAGGGCTTTCTGGAAATGTCCAACGTGGAAGTGGTGGACGAAATGGTCAATATGATTGTGGGGCAGCGTGCGTACGAAATGAACTCCAAGGCCATTCAGGCTTCGGACAACATGCTGCAGACGGCAACCCAGCTCAAGCGCGCCTGATGCGTCTGCGGGGGATCGTGCGTATGTGGATGTCCGTTGCAAAACCGTATTCAGGCGCCGCGGCAGAGTCTCTTTCGCGGTGTGGCCTGCGGGGCCTGCACATGGTGCTGCTGGCCGTGCTGCTGGCCGTGCTGGCTGCTGTTCCCGCCGGAGCTTCTCTTACGGGCACGTGGCGTCTGCAGCTGCGCGATGCGGCGGTGGTGCACGGAGATATGGTGCTGCTGGGTGAAATAGCTTCACCCGTGGGAGAAATGCCGCCGGAACTGTGGCAGCAGCTTGCCCGCCGGCCGTTGTGGGAATCACCGGATAAGACCGGCAGAACCATGAGCATAACCGGCCCGCGGCTGAAGCGTGCCATGCGCCGGTACCTGCCGGAACACCACCGCAAATGCCTGTACCCCGCTTCCATGGCGGTGCAGAAAGGGGGCGGTCTGTATGACGAGGCCGCTTTGCGCAAGGTGGTGGCGGACTCGCTGACTCCGCGGCTGGCCGCACTGGAAGGCGAAGCCTCGCTGCGGGATTACAGGCTGCCTGCGTTCATGTTTGTGGAAGACCCGCTGAACACTGTCATGCTGATGACGGACGATGTCCGTGCCGGAAGGCTGTCGCTGAGGCTGGCCGAAGTGCGGCCCACCGGAGACGTGGTGCGTCAGGCCACAGGCAGTGTGTTTGTGGATGTGTGGACGGGGGTTCCGGCTGCGGCGTTTCCTGTTAACAGGGGCGATCTGCTGGGGCCGGATGCTGTGACCATGGTGCGCAAGAACAGGGCGTTCATGCGCGGAGACCCGTGGGACGGCAAAGGCGGCCCGTGGCGCCTGACGCGGGCCGTGGGGCAGGGGCAGGTCATCTATGCAGCCGATCTTGAAATAATGCCCACTGTGGCGCGCGGAGACAGGGTTGATCTGGTTTTCCGCGGCAGCCGCATTCTGCTTACCGTGCCTGCAGAAGCGCTGGCAGACGGTGCCGCCGGAGATTCCATTCCGGTTCGGAATTTGCAAAGTCGCAGGCAGGTGTATGCCACCGTCAAAGATCCGACCACCGTCATTGTGCAATAGCCGGCCGCACCGGCGTCCGGAGGAGTGGATATCATGAGATACGCAGTCATATGCATGCTGCTGCTGGCAGCTTCCGGCTGCACGGCCGCCAGACAGGCGCCGTCGCCCGAACCCGGGCTTGTGCCGCCGCCTGTGGTCACCACGCCGGAGGAAAAAGCCGAAAATCCCGGTTCGCTGTTCAGCGATGAAAACGCAGACCTGCTCTATGCCGACTACAGAGCACGCCGCGTGGGGGACATTGTCCTTATAAATATAGTGGAAAATTCCAAGGCCGAGAACAAGGCATCCACCTCCACCAATAAAGAATCCACCGGCGAGTACGGCGTTTCTTCGTTTTTCGACCGCAGCAAGGTGGGCATCATTCCCGGGCAGACGCTGCTCAGCGGCCGCACTGGCGATGTGCCGCTGCTCAAGTTCAGCTCTGTAAGCGATTTTTCCGGCGACGGAGAGACAACCCGCGAAAACACTGTCACCGCCACCATTGCCGCAAGGGTGACACGGGTGCTGCCCGGAGGTCTGATGCAGGTCGAGGGGTCGCGTGAAACCAGAGTGAACGAAGAAACCCAGATAGTGATGGTGAGCGGACTGGTGCGCACTTCGGACGTGGCGGACGACAACTCCGTCATGTCCACCCAGATGGCTGATGCCCGCATTTCCTATTACGGCAAGGGTGTCATTTCGGACAAACAGCGTGTGGGCTGGTTCACCCGGCTCATGGACAACCTCTGGCCGTTTTAGGAGCGCACACACATGACCTTTTTTACCCGTTGCTTCCGCCGTGGCGCGCTGCTTTTTCTGCTGGCTGTCCTGCTGCTGCCGTCGCCCGCCCAGGCTGTACGCATCAAGGACATAGCCTCGTTCGGCGGTGTGCGCGACAACGACCTCATGGGCTACGGGCTTGTGGTGGGGCTTGGCGGTACGGGTGACAAAAAATCATCCACGTTCACCATAAGCTCCATGGTGAACATGCTCGACAAGATGGGCATAGCCGTGGACCGCACCAAGCTGACACCTAAAAACGTGGCCGCTGTGATGGTGACCACGCGCATGCCCGTGTCGGCCCGTCCGGGTTCGCGTCTGGATATTACGGTATCATCGCTGGGAGACGCCACCAGTCTGCTGGGCGGCGTGTTGCTGATGACACCCATGAAAGGGGTGGACGGCAAGGTGTATGCGCTGGCACAGGGACCGCTTGCCCTGGGCGGTTTTTCGGCGGAAGGCGATGCGGCGCGGGCGCAGAAGAACATCACCACCGTGGGCCGCATTCCCGGCGGTGCCGTGGTGGAGCGTGCCGTGCCGTTTGAATTCAACACCCAGAACAAGCTGACGCTGCATATGAACGTGCAGGATTTTTCCACAACCATGCAGGTGGTGGACAGGCTTAATGACAACATGGGCGGCCAGTTTGCCAGTGCGCGCGATATAGCCACCGTGGACATCATGGTGCCGCCCGCCTACAGGGGCAATCTGGTGCCGCTGATGGCTTCGCTGGAAAACCTGCCCGTAACGCCGGACAGCCCCGCCCGTGTGGTGGTGGATGAAAAGACCGGAACCGTTGTGGTGGGTAACAGTGTGCGGATTTCCAAGGTTGCCGTGTCGCATGGCAATCTGCAGATAGTGGTGCAGGAAAATCCGCAGGTTTCGCAGCCCGGAGCCTTCAGCCCGGGGCAGACCGTGGTCACTCCGCAGACGGATATAGCCGCACAGGAAGAGAACCGGCGGCTGGTGATGATGGAAGGAGCCACGCTGCAGGAACTTGTGGACGGCCTGAATTCCATAGGCGCCACACCGCGCGATCTTATTTCCATACTGCGCACGCTCAAAGCGGCGGGCGCGCTGCACGCGGAGCTGGAGGTCATCTAGCATGAGCGGCCCTTTGTACGATTCCGGCATGGCATCTTCCGCCCTTGAAGGGCAGGAGCTTGTGCGGCGCAAGCGCGAGATGGACGCGCTGCGTCAGCGGCTGGGCGACAGCAAGTCGCGCGAGCAGCGTCTGCGCGAATCGTGCGAAGGCTTTGAATCACTGTTCATTCAGAAACTGTGGCAGCAGATGCGCGCGACCGTGCCCAAAGAAGGTTACCTGCACAGCCGCGACGAAGAAATGTACCAGTCCATGTTTGATCAGGAGCTGGCCAAGAAAATGGCTTCGGCAGGCGGCATAGGGCTGGCAGATATGCTGTATGAACAGCTGCAGGGAAGGCTGGAGGATGCCAGCCGCACCACATCGCCCGGCGCCATGACAGGTGCCGCGGCAGTACGCCCGCTCTCTCTCAGAGACGGTGCCGCAGCGGTGCCGGAAGATGCCGCGGCGTTACCGGAAGATGCCGCGGCCGGTGATGCGGTTCCGCAGGACGGAGACGAGGCCATGTACACGCCGCTGGAACAGCCGCAGGCCGGTGCGGGCAAATCTGTCTTGGCGGATTCTGCTCCGGCGGAGCA
Above is a window of Oleidesulfovibrio alaskensis DSM 16109 DNA encoding:
- the rimP gene encoding ribosome maturation factor RimP; its protein translation is MTVTTIHEQLLEIITPVIRSFDLELWGMDFIQGGKAVLRIYIDGPDGVTIDQCATVSRHIGLALEVEDIIAGAYNLEVSSPGLERPLFSAAQLAAYKGHKAELVLRAPCAQFPGRKKFTGVVGNVEGENFTLQIDPLKGGDNLQEELSAHWDDVKKARLIYDFDSEKGQKR
- the flgF gene encoding flagellar basal-body rod protein FlgF is translated as MQDSMYSALFGALTNEHRLNNIANNLANVNTTGYKRDVLAFKDTFLSFAHDEVMEPIPNVRSKKMFPEPIHIAKPRIALAKTDFSQGSLKLTGGTLDMAVHGDGFFKVRTPDGEFYTRNGNFRQTSDGQLVTQQGWPVLGAGGDIQIPPRANLTVAENGTIYADGEEIGQVQVVTLDNLDALEKQGSNLFRLREGAEAQEVPVENPVVLQGFLETANVEVVTEMVNMIEANRQFEAYQKIMQTTDAVDKMATTQVGRGRA
- the flgG gene encoding flagellar basal-body rod protein FlgG, which gives rise to MMRSLWTAATGMIAQQLNIDTISNNLANVNTLGFKKSRAEFEDLMYQNMKIAGSVTGNDQRIPTGIQVGLGVRPTTVHKFFTQGDYSNTGNPLDLAIEGDGFFQVTVNGEPAYTRAGAFKLNQDGTVVTANGYPLEPEFTVPPETKNVVVTENGHIAALDKNGEELAAADIPLYTFINPAGLQAAGRNLYLASEASGVAVEGVPGEDNVGTIAQGFLEMSNVEVVDEMVNMIVGQRAYEMNSKAIQASDNMLQTATQLKRA
- the flgA gene encoding flagellar basal body P-ring formation chaperone FlgA, translating into MVLLAVLLAVLAAVPAGASLTGTWRLQLRDAAVVHGDMVLLGEIASPVGEMPPELWQQLARRPLWESPDKTGRTMSITGPRLKRAMRRYLPEHHRKCLYPASMAVQKGGGLYDEAALRKVVADSLTPRLAALEGEASLRDYRLPAFMFVEDPLNTVMLMTDDVRAGRLSLRLAEVRPTGDVVRQATGSVFVDVWTGVPAAAFPVNRGDLLGPDAVTMVRKNRAFMRGDPWDGKGGPWRLTRAVGQGQVIYAADLEIMPTVARGDRVDLVFRGSRILLTVPAEALADGAAGDSIPVRNLQSRRQVYATVKDPTTVIVQ
- a CDS encoding flagellar basal body L-ring protein FlgH, yielding MRYAVICMLLLAASGCTAARQAPSPEPGLVPPPVVTTPEEKAENPGSLFSDENADLLYADYRARRVGDIVLINIVENSKAENKASTSTNKESTGEYGVSSFFDRSKVGIIPGQTLLSGRTGDVPLLKFSSVSDFSGDGETTRENTVTATIAARVTRVLPGGLMQVEGSRETRVNEETQIVMVSGLVRTSDVADDNSVMSTQMADARISYYGKGVISDKQRVGWFTRLMDNLWPF
- a CDS encoding flagellar basal body P-ring protein FlgI gives rise to the protein MTFFTRCFRRGALLFLLAVLLLPSPAQAVRIKDIASFGGVRDNDLMGYGLVVGLGGTGDKKSSTFTISSMVNMLDKMGIAVDRTKLTPKNVAAVMVTTRMPVSARPGSRLDITVSSLGDATSLLGGVLLMTPMKGVDGKVYALAQGPLALGGFSAEGDAARAQKNITTVGRIPGGAVVERAVPFEFNTQNKLTLHMNVQDFSTTMQVVDRLNDNMGGQFASARDIATVDIMVPPAYRGNLVPLMASLENLPVTPDSPARVVVDEKTGTVVVGNSVRISKVAVSHGNLQIVVQENPQVSQPGAFSPGQTVVTPQTDIAAQEENRRLVMMEGATLQELVDGLNSIGATPRDLISILRTLKAAGALHAELEVI